The window CATAGGTCTTTACCTCCTCTTCATAGATCCCCTTAATCTGGGCTTCTGAGTCTAAAAGGAAGGTTCCCTTTACAACCACCCTTTCCCCTTCCTTCAAACCTTCAAGCACCTCGTAGTAGCCTTCTGCCCTTCTCCCAAGCCTTACAGCTCTTGGCTGATAAACGCCTGGCTCTAACTCCACAAAGACCACCTGCCTTTTGCCCGTATCTACCACCGCACTTTCTGGCACAGCAAGTACCTCTCCCAGCGGTTTTTCAAAGTAAACATCAACGAGCTGGTTTATCTTCAAAAAGGCATTTCTATTTGGAAGGCTTATTCTTACCTTCACCGTTCTTGCCATCTTATCAGCTTCAGGAAATACGTAATCTACTCTACCTGTATAGCTTTCCTGAATTCCCTCAGGGCTTATGAGAACCTCCATCCCTTTCTTTACAGCGTACGCATCTTCCTGAGGGATTTCTGCAATTACCCATACACTTGATACGTTGGCTATCTTGTATGCTACATCTCCGGCTTTCAAAAAACCTCCGGGAGATACCTTTCTTTCAAGAATTACGCCCGAGTAAGGAGATCTTATCACCTCTCCTTCTCTGAGGTAAGATAGTTTTTCAAGTACTGCCTTTTCAAGATCTTTTCTTCCCAACTCTTTTGCAAGCCGAAGTTCTTCCTTAGTTACTTCTACATCAGGACTTAAAATCTTCATAAGAGGCGTGCCTTTTGAGATAAGCTCACCTTCAA is drawn from Hydrogenobacter sp. and contains these coding sequences:
- a CDS encoding efflux RND transporter periplasmic adaptor subunit is translated as MKRFIFILIFLTALLALVGIIYYTYKGKEISSIPTGYSYLFSLKERNLDVSFYSQGGELKVGKNKLYILINPERKLTNLYFYMPPMPGMGEMREDVVLNEVKKGRYEGVVNISMAGSWQVVAEVEGNVLKKELSVPFKGSQAEGKRTEGISVDPQKLQMIGIQTVEVGRQDLMESFHAVGYISYDLSKTYDITLRSDAWVLDTFGRFEGELISKGTPLMKILSPDVEVTKEELRLAKELGRKDLEKAVLEKLSYLREGEVIRSPYSGVILERKVSPGGFLKAGDVAYKIANVSSVWVIAEIPQEDAYAVKKGMEVLISPEGIQESYTGRVDYVFPEADKMARTVKVRISLPNRNAFLKINQLVDVYFEKPLGEVLAVPESAVVDTGKRQVVFVELEPGVYQPRAVRLGRRAEGYYEVLEGLKEGERVVVKGTFLLDSEAQIKGIYEEEVKTYEHHH